The following are encoded together in the Salmo trutta unplaced genomic scaffold, fSalTru1.1, whole genome shotgun sequence genome:
- the LOC115184261 gene encoding zinc finger protein ZIC 2, producing MLLEGGHQQSGTGVSASAFQRHHSAHSPVQMQERDPSFMESVHIATQGPGYGPSYANSTRDFILRNRGFGDSSPASDQHSLLRTMAGSLHQSHVEGQGHGHGHLLFPGMHDQHHGSANVLGGRLGLPGEVFGRADQYHHVSGPRSDPYGQYGAMGHNMSMAAHHHHHPAAFFRFMRQQCIKQELICKWIDPDQPGGASRCCGKTYGTMHELVTHVSVEHVGGPEQSSHTCFWEECPRENKSFKAKYKLVNHIRVHTGEKPFACPFPACSKVFARSENLKIHKRTHTGEKPFMCDFFGCDRRFANSSDRKKHLHVHTSDKPYLCKKCVKSYTHPSSLRKHMKVHDSLSVADTSPGASSGYESSTPPSLVSPASETQSNMSPDSAVLGSGHSNLSSNFSEWYV from the exons ATGCTGTTGGAGGGAGGTCACCAGCAATCAGGCACAGGGGTCAGTGCGAGCGCGTTCCAAAGGCACCACTCAGCGCATTCACCAGTCCAGATGCAGGAGAGAGACCCCAGCTTTATGGAGTCGGTCCACATCGCCACCCAGGGACCCGGGTATGGCCCATCCTATGCGAACTCCACACGGGACTTTATCCTGCGCAACCGGGGATTCGGAGACTCTTCCCCTGCCAGCGATCAGCACTCTCTCCTCAGGACTATGGCTGGGTCTCTCCATCAGTCACACGTAGAGGGCCAGGGCCACGGGCATGGGCACCTCCTCTTTCCTGGGATGCACGACCAGCACCACGGCTCTGCTAACGTGCTGGGCGGCCGGTTGGGACTACCAGGGGAGGTATTCGGGAGAGCGGACCAGTATCACCATGTTTCCGGTCCAAGGAGCGACCCTTACGGCCAATACGGGGCCATGGGTCACAACATGAGCATGGCAgctcaccaccatcatcacccagCCGCGTTCTTCCGCTTCATGCGGCAGCAGTGCATCAAACAAGAGTTGATCTGCAAGTGGATAGATCCGGACCAGCCCGGCGGGGCGAGCCGGTGCTGTGGCAAGACCTACGGCACCATGCACGAGCTGGTTACGCACGTCTCCGTGGAGCACGTCGGTGGGCCCGAGCAGAGTAGCCACACTTGCTTCTGGGAAGAGTGCCCGCGCGAGAACAAATCGTTCAAGGCCAAATACAAGCTGGTGAATCATATTCGGgtgcacactggagagaagcctttcgCGTGCCCGTTCCCCGCGTGCAGCAAGGTCTTTGCGCGCTCTGAGAACTTAAAGATACACAAGAGAACGCACACAG GGGAGAAACCGTTCATGTGTGATTTCTTCGGCTGCGACAGACGCTTCGCCAACAGCAGTGACCGCAAGAAACACCTGCACGTTCACACGTCTGACAAGCCCTATCTGTGCAAGAAGTGTGTCAAGTCCTACACACACCCCAGCTCTCTGAGAAAACATATGAAG gtgCATGATTCATTGTCAGTAGCAGACACTTCGCCCGGAGCCAGCAGCGGGTATGAGTCCTCGACGCCCCCGAGTTTAGTGTCCCCTGCCTCGGAGACACAGAGCAACATGTCCCCGGACTCTGCGGTCCTCGGTAGCGGACACAGCAACCTCTCGTCCAACTTCAGTGAGTGGTATGTCTGA